A single Anopheles maculipalpis chromosome 3RL, idAnoMacuDA_375_x, whole genome shotgun sequence DNA region contains:
- the LOC126565121 gene encoding zwei Ig domain protein zig-8-like, with protein sequence MGTMKQIAVVMILLNISYGQFSRSQSVDIDEPHTYTPPKHYFQTSSFDEAELEDDAAKNPLDRGPYFDISASRNVTALVGNTAYLNCRVRNLGNRTVSWIRHRDLHLLTVGKATYTSDQRYQSVHNPQLDDWSLKVLYPQQRDSGVYECQISTTPPVGYSMMLSVVEPITTIIGGPDLYIDTGSTVNLTCIVRHLPEPPPLIQWTHNGEEINYDSARGGVSVITEKGDITTSYLLIQRAKSTDSGKYTCLPSTANPMTVHVHVLNGEHPAAIQGSKGLRGSGVLAAVLLVLLVVVVRAFPVR encoded by the exons ATGGGAACTATGAAGCAAATAGCGGTTGTGATGATTCTCCTCAACATCAGCTACG GTCAGTTCTCACGCTCGCAGTCGGTGGATATCGACGAGCCGCACACTTACACACCACCGAAGCACTACTTCCAGACGTCCTCTTTCGACGAGGCCGAGCTGGAGGACGACGCAGCAAAAAATCCCCTAGACCGGGGGCCCTACTTTGACATCTCGGCTTCGCGCAACGTCACGGCACTCGTCGGCAACACGGCCTATCTAAATTGTCGCGTGCGCAACCTCGGCAACCGCACG GTATCCTGGATTCGGCACCGGGATCTGCATCTGCtgacggtcggcaaagcgacGTACACCTCCGACCAACGCTACCAGAGCGTACACAATCCACAGCTGGACGACTGGTCGCTGAAG GTCCTGTACCCGCAGCAGCGTGATTCCGGTGTGTACGAGTGTCAAATCTCCACAACGCCACCGGTCGGTTACTCCATGATGTTGTCGGTTGTTG AACCCATCACGACCATTATCGGAGGACCGGATCTGTACATCGATACCGGGTCCACGGTGAACCTTACCTGTATTGTAAGACACCTTCCTGAACCACCGCCATTAATACAGTGGACCCACAATGGAGAG GAAATAAACTACGATTCGGCACGTGGTGGTGTGTCGGTGATTACGGAAAAGGGTGACATAACGACCTCCTATCTGCTGATCCAGCGCGCCAAGTCTACTGATTCCGGCAAGTACACGTGCCTGCCGTCGACGGCCAACCCAATGACGGTACACGTCCATGTGCTTAATG GCGAACATCCTGCCGCGATACAAGGCAGCAAAGGATTGCGAGGTAGCGGCGTACTAGCGGCGGTCCTGTTGGtactgttggtggtggtagtaaggGCGTTCCCAGTGCGATAA